A single region of the Thermotoga profunda AZM34c06 genome encodes:
- a CDS encoding lipid-binding SYLF domain-containing protein: MKKIILVLLLVPPFVFAATPTERLTDALSIVKELSNIPDAGAFVELLRQSEGIAIYPSLIKVGLVIGGQYGEGVVFKRDVTSGKWLGPLFVKLSGLSLGAQIGVQNVGLVLVLMNEDAVKSFTSSNVTLGGNVSVAAGPLGRSLSADTDYKLQASIYSYSVSKGFFAGLSLQGSIVQVDDEANKQFYGSSVVASDLLKTEPKTKEAIDLVNYLNSLIYLQPSI, from the coding sequence GTTCCACCATTTGTCTTTGCTGCAACGCCAACGGAAAGATTAACAGATGCCTTGTCAATTGTCAAAGAACTTTCTAATATACCAGATGCAGGTGCTTTCGTTGAACTCCTTCGCCAATCTGAAGGTATTGCCATTTATCCTTCTCTGATCAAAGTTGGTCTTGTGATTGGTGGCCAATACGGAGAAGGTGTAGTCTTCAAGAGGGATGTGACATCTGGGAAATGGTTAGGACCATTATTTGTAAAATTGAGCGGTCTTAGCCTTGGGGCTCAGATCGGTGTGCAGAATGTTGGACTGGTACTTGTGTTGATGAACGAAGACGCTGTAAAAAGTTTTACGTCAAGCAATGTAACACTTGGAGGTAATGTCAGCGTTGCGGCAGGCCCATTAGGTAGATCCCTATCGGCTGACACAGACTACAAGCTCCAGGCATCTATTTATTCATATTCGGTCAGCAAGGGTTTCTTTGCCGGACTCTCATTACAAGGCTCTATTGTTCAAGTGGATGACGAAGCAAACAAGCAATTCTATGGTTCATCAGTTGTGGCATCTGATCTTCTAAAAACTGAACCAAAGACGAAAGAGGCCATCGATTTGGTTAATTATCTGAATAGTCTGATATACTTACAGCCAAGTATCTAA